From Patagioenas fasciata isolate bPatFas1 chromosome 15, bPatFas1.hap1, whole genome shotgun sequence, a single genomic window includes:
- the LLGL1 gene encoding lethal(2) giant larvae protein homolog 1 isoform X1: MMKFRFRRQGADPHRDRLRHDLFAFSKTVEHGFPSQPSALTYDPILRVMAIGTKAGAVKLYGAPGVELTGLHKEMATVTQLHFLPGQGWLLSLLDDNTLHLWEICQKDGCSHLEETRSFGLPGRPGCSPGITRVTVVLPMAAGAVACLGTEGGAVYFVTLPDLMLLEDKTLFPDEILQSVPDEYRCGKALGPVESIQEHPRDGGRLLIGYSRGLVALWEQSTRTVQHLFLGNQQLESLAWEQSGKSIVSSHSDGGYMVWAVGDTGQRTHQPVMSTIPYGPFPCKAISKILWRTCESGNPFIIFSGGMPRASYGDRHCVTVLQGQTLATLDFTSRVIDFFTVQSAETPEGGFENPRALVVLVEEELVAIDLQTPGWPAIPAPYLAPLHSSAITCSCHVSNVPLKLWERIISAGEQQSPRLSSAAWPIDGGKNLAQEPTQRGLLLTGHEDGTVRFWDASGVSLKPLYKLGTASIFQTDCEHNDSLNQAGEEEWPPFRKVGCFDPYSDDPRLGVQKIALCKYTAKMVVAGTAGQVLVMELSDEKSEHTVSVATVDLLQDREGFTWKGHDRLAPRNGPLLFAPGFQPSVLVQCVPPAAVTAVTLHSEWNLVAFGTSHGFGLFDYYRRNPVLARCTLHPNDSLAMEGPLSRVKSLKKSLRQSFRRIRKSRVSGKKRLNASSPSSKVHEANAQLAEQAGPHEVEMTPVQRRIEPRSADDSLSGVVRCLYFADTFLRDAAHHGPTMWAGTNSGSVFAYALEVPSQEKFSERAVEAVLGKEIQLMHRAPVVAIAVLDGRGNPLPEPYEVSRDLAKAPDMQGSHSMLISSEEQFKVFTLPKVSAKTKFKLTAHEGCRVRKVALVSLASASSEERLENCLACLTNLGDIHIFTIPGLRPQVHYGCIRKEDISGIASCVFTKHGQGFYLISPSEFERFSLSARNVTEPLCRLEVARLQDTSCLSNSLTATPKLPQANGTHVPHSPEGQRSPSDSDRSPEEHPAAFSPGPIDSPNSSLENPLDTTGDITVEEVKDFLASSEEAEKNLRNVSEEEARPAGILIK, encoded by the exons ACGGTGGAGCATGGATTCCCCAGCCAGCCCAGCGCCCTGACCTACGACCCCATCCTGCGTGTCATGGCCATCGGCACCAAGGCGGGAGCCGTCAAACT ATATGGTGCGCCAGGCGTGGAGCTGACGGGCTTGCACAAGGAGATGGCCACTGTCACCCAGCTGCACTTCCTCCCTGGCCAG ggctggCTCCTCTCCCTCCTGGATGACAACACTCTGCACCTCTGGGAGATCTGCCAGAAGGACGGCTGCTCCCACCTGGAAGAGACCCGCAGCTTCGGCCTCCCAGGACGCCCAGG ctgctcccccGGCATCACGCGGGTGACAGTGGTCCTGCCGATGGCCGCCGGCGCAGTGGCCTGCCTGGGCACGGAGGGCGGCGCGGTTTACTTTGTCACCCTGCCCGACCTGATGCTGCTGGAGGACAAAACCCTCTTCCCGGATGAGATCCTGCAGAG TGTCCCCGATGAGTACCGCTGCGGGAAGGCGCTGGGGCCCGTGGAGTCCATCCAGGAGCACCCACGTGACGGCGGTCGGCTCCTCATCGGGTACAGCCGGGGGCTGGTGGCCCTCTGGGAGCAGAGCACACGAACCGTCCAGCACCTGTTCCTGGGGAACCAG CAGCTGGAGAGCCTGGCCTGGGAGCAGAGCGGGAAGAGCATCGTCAGCTCCCACAGCGACGGCGGGTACATGGTGTGGGCGGTGGGTGACACCGGCCAGAGGACCCACCAGCCCGTCATGTCCACCATCCCCTATG GTCCATTTCCTTGCAAAGCCATCAGCAAAATCCTCTGGCGGACCTGCGAGTCGGG GAaccccttcatcatcttcagtgGGGGGATGCCACGGGCCAGCTATGGTGACAGGCACTGTGTCACCGTGCTGCAGGGCCAGACCCTGGCCACGCTGGACTTCACCTCCCGCGTCATTGACTTCTTCACTGTGCAGAGCGCTGAGACGCCTGAGGGAG GCTTTGAGAACCCGCGTgcccttgtggtgctggtggAGGAGGAGCTGGTGGCCATCGACCTGCAGACGCCGGGCTGGCCCGCCATCCCCGCGCCCTACCTGGCACCGCTCCACTCCTCTGCCATCACCTGCTCCTGCCATGTCTCCAATGTGCCTCTCAAGCTCTGGGAGAGGATCATCAGCGCCGGCGAGCAGCAGAGCCCCCGGCTCTCCTCTGCG GCTTGGCCCATCGATGGGGGGAAGAACCTGGCCCAGGAGCCCACACAGAGGGGGCTGCTCCTCACCGG gcacGAGGATGGCACGGTGCGGTTCTGGGACGCCTCGGGGGTCTCCCTGAAGCCCCTCTACAAGTTGGGCACTGCCAGCATCTTCCAGACGGACTGCGAGCACAACGACAGCCTCAACCAGGCGGGCGAGGAGGAGTGGCCGCCTTTCCGCAAG GTTGGCTGCTTTGATCCCTACAGTGATGACCCGCGCCTGGGTGTGCAGAAGATCGCACTCTGCAAGTACACGGCCAAGATGGTGGTGGCCGGCACGGCGGGGCAG GTGCTGGTGATGGAACTGAGTGATGAGAAGTCAGAGCACACGGTCAGCGTGGCCACTGTGGACCTGCTGCAGGACCGTGAGGGCTTCACCTGGAAGGGCCACGACCGGCTGGCGCCCAGGAACGGGCCCCTGCTCTTTGCCCCCGGCTTCCAGCCCAGCGTCCTGGTGCAGTGTGTCCCCCCCGCTGCCGTCACCGCTGTCACCCTCCACTCCGAGTGGAACCTGGTGGCATTTGGCACTAGCCACGGCTTTGGACTCTTCGATTATTACCGGCGCAACCCCGTGCTGGCAAG GTGTACGCTGCACCCCAATGACTCGCTGGCCATGGAGGGGCCCCTGTCCCGCGTGAAGTCCCTCAAGAAGTCCCTGCGCCAATCCTTCCGCCGCATCCGCAAGAGCCGCGTCTCGGGCAAGAAGCGGCTCAACGCCAGCAGCCCCTCCAGCAAG GTGCACGAAGCCAACGCGCAGCTGGCCGAGCAGGCGGGACCCCACGAGGTGGAGATGACGCCTGTGCAGCGGCGGATCGAGCCGCGCTCAGCTGACGACTCGCTCTCAGGGGTGGTGCGATGCCTCTACTTCGCTGACACCTTCCTCCGAGATG CTGCCCACCATGGCCCCACAATGTGGGCAGGGACCAACTCAGGCTCAGTCTTCGCCTACGCCCTGGAGGTGCCATCGCAGGAGAAGTTTTCGGAGCGGGCGGTGGAGGCGGTGCTGGGGAAGGAGATCCAGCTGATGCACCGGGCGCCGGTGGTGGCCATCGCCGTGCTGGATGGGCGGGGGAACCCCCTGCCCGAACCATACGAGGTGTCACGGGACCTGGCCAAGGCCCCTGACATGCAGGGGAGTCACTCCATGCTCATTTCCTCCGAGGAGCAGTTCAAG GTCTTCACACTGCCCAAAGTGAGCGCCAAGACCAAGTTCAAGCTGACGGCACACGAGGGCTGCCGGGTGCGGAAGGTGGCCCTGGTGAGCTTGGCCAGTGCCAGCTCTGAGGAGCGGCTGGAGAACTGCCTGGCCTGTCTCACCAACCTGGGGGACATCCACATCTTCACCATCCCTGGCCTACGACCCCAGGTCCACTATGGCTGCATCCGCAAGGAGGACATCAGCGGCATCGCCTCCTGCGTCTTCACCAAGCACGGCCAGG GTTTCTACCTAATTTCGCCATCTGAGTTTGAGCGCTTCTCACTGAGCGCCAGGAACGTGACGGAGCCGCTGTGCCGGCTGGAGGTCGCCCGGCTCCAGGACACCTCCTGCCTCAG CAACAGCTTGACAGCAACGCCGAAGCTGCCGCAGGCAAATGGCACCCACGTCCCGCACAGCCCTGAGGGCCAGCGCTCCcccagtgacagtgaca ggtccccagaGGAGCACCCAGCTGCCTTCTCGCCTGGCCCCATCGACTCCCCCAACAGCAGCCTGGAGAACCCACTGGACACCACCGGGGACATCACCGTGGAGGAAGTGAAGGATTTCCTGGC GTCCTCAGAGGAAGCCGAGAAGAACCTGAGGAACGTCAGTGAAGAGGAGGCCCGGCCGGCAGGGATCCTCATCAAGTGA
- the LLGL1 gene encoding lethal(2) giant larvae protein homolog 1 isoform X2, which produces MMKFRFRRQGADPHRDRLRHDLFAFSKTVEHGFPSQPSALTYDPILRVMAIGTKAGAVKLYGAPGVELTGLHKEMATVTQLHFLPGQGWLLSLLDDNTLHLWEICQKDGCSHLEETRSFGLPGRPGCSPGITRVTVVLPMAAGAVACLGTEGGAVYFVTLPDLMLLEDKTLFPDEILQSVPDEYRCGKALGPVESIQEHPRDGGRLLIGYSRGLVALWEQSTRTVQHLFLGNQQLESLAWEQSGKSIVSSHSDGGYMVWAVGDTGQRTHQPVMSTIPYGPFPCKAISKILWRTCESGNPFIIFSGGMPRASYGDRHCVTVLQGQTLATLDFTSRVIDFFTVQSAETPEGGFENPRALVVLVEEELVAIDLQTPGWPAIPAPYLAPLHSSAITCSCHVSNVPLKLWERIISAGEQQSPRLSSAAWPIDGGKNLAQEPTQRGLLLTGHEDGTVRFWDASGVSLKPLYKLGTASIFQTDCEHNDSLNQAGEEEWPPFRKVGCFDPYSDDPRLGVQKIALCKYTAKMVVAGTAGQVLVMELSDEKSEHTVSVATVDLLQDREGFTWKGHDRLAPRNGPLLFAPGFQPSVLVQCVPPAAVTAVTLHSEWNLVAFGTSHGFGLFDYYRRNPVLARCTLHPNDSLAMEGPLSRVKSLKKSLRQSFRRIRKSRVSGKKRLNASSPSSKVHEANAQLAEQAGPHEVEMTPVQRRIEPRSADDSLSGVVRCLYFADTFLRDAAHHGPTMWAGTNSGSVFAYALEVPSQEKFSERAVEAVLGKEIQLMHRAPVVAIAVLDGRGNPLPEPYEVSRDLAKAPDMQGSHSMLISSEEQFKVFTLPKVSAKTKFKLTAHEGCRVRKVALVSLASASSEERLENCLACLTNLGDIHIFTIPGLRPQVHYGCIRKEDISGIASCVFTKHGQGFYLISPSEFERFSLSARNVTEPLCRLEVARLQDTSCLSLTATPKLPQANGTHVPHSPEGQRSPSDSDRSPEEHPAAFSPGPIDSPNSSLENPLDTTGDITVEEVKDFLASSEEAEKNLRNVSEEEARPAGILIK; this is translated from the exons ACGGTGGAGCATGGATTCCCCAGCCAGCCCAGCGCCCTGACCTACGACCCCATCCTGCGTGTCATGGCCATCGGCACCAAGGCGGGAGCCGTCAAACT ATATGGTGCGCCAGGCGTGGAGCTGACGGGCTTGCACAAGGAGATGGCCACTGTCACCCAGCTGCACTTCCTCCCTGGCCAG ggctggCTCCTCTCCCTCCTGGATGACAACACTCTGCACCTCTGGGAGATCTGCCAGAAGGACGGCTGCTCCCACCTGGAAGAGACCCGCAGCTTCGGCCTCCCAGGACGCCCAGG ctgctcccccGGCATCACGCGGGTGACAGTGGTCCTGCCGATGGCCGCCGGCGCAGTGGCCTGCCTGGGCACGGAGGGCGGCGCGGTTTACTTTGTCACCCTGCCCGACCTGATGCTGCTGGAGGACAAAACCCTCTTCCCGGATGAGATCCTGCAGAG TGTCCCCGATGAGTACCGCTGCGGGAAGGCGCTGGGGCCCGTGGAGTCCATCCAGGAGCACCCACGTGACGGCGGTCGGCTCCTCATCGGGTACAGCCGGGGGCTGGTGGCCCTCTGGGAGCAGAGCACACGAACCGTCCAGCACCTGTTCCTGGGGAACCAG CAGCTGGAGAGCCTGGCCTGGGAGCAGAGCGGGAAGAGCATCGTCAGCTCCCACAGCGACGGCGGGTACATGGTGTGGGCGGTGGGTGACACCGGCCAGAGGACCCACCAGCCCGTCATGTCCACCATCCCCTATG GTCCATTTCCTTGCAAAGCCATCAGCAAAATCCTCTGGCGGACCTGCGAGTCGGG GAaccccttcatcatcttcagtgGGGGGATGCCACGGGCCAGCTATGGTGACAGGCACTGTGTCACCGTGCTGCAGGGCCAGACCCTGGCCACGCTGGACTTCACCTCCCGCGTCATTGACTTCTTCACTGTGCAGAGCGCTGAGACGCCTGAGGGAG GCTTTGAGAACCCGCGTgcccttgtggtgctggtggAGGAGGAGCTGGTGGCCATCGACCTGCAGACGCCGGGCTGGCCCGCCATCCCCGCGCCCTACCTGGCACCGCTCCACTCCTCTGCCATCACCTGCTCCTGCCATGTCTCCAATGTGCCTCTCAAGCTCTGGGAGAGGATCATCAGCGCCGGCGAGCAGCAGAGCCCCCGGCTCTCCTCTGCG GCTTGGCCCATCGATGGGGGGAAGAACCTGGCCCAGGAGCCCACACAGAGGGGGCTGCTCCTCACCGG gcacGAGGATGGCACGGTGCGGTTCTGGGACGCCTCGGGGGTCTCCCTGAAGCCCCTCTACAAGTTGGGCACTGCCAGCATCTTCCAGACGGACTGCGAGCACAACGACAGCCTCAACCAGGCGGGCGAGGAGGAGTGGCCGCCTTTCCGCAAG GTTGGCTGCTTTGATCCCTACAGTGATGACCCGCGCCTGGGTGTGCAGAAGATCGCACTCTGCAAGTACACGGCCAAGATGGTGGTGGCCGGCACGGCGGGGCAG GTGCTGGTGATGGAACTGAGTGATGAGAAGTCAGAGCACACGGTCAGCGTGGCCACTGTGGACCTGCTGCAGGACCGTGAGGGCTTCACCTGGAAGGGCCACGACCGGCTGGCGCCCAGGAACGGGCCCCTGCTCTTTGCCCCCGGCTTCCAGCCCAGCGTCCTGGTGCAGTGTGTCCCCCCCGCTGCCGTCACCGCTGTCACCCTCCACTCCGAGTGGAACCTGGTGGCATTTGGCACTAGCCACGGCTTTGGACTCTTCGATTATTACCGGCGCAACCCCGTGCTGGCAAG GTGTACGCTGCACCCCAATGACTCGCTGGCCATGGAGGGGCCCCTGTCCCGCGTGAAGTCCCTCAAGAAGTCCCTGCGCCAATCCTTCCGCCGCATCCGCAAGAGCCGCGTCTCGGGCAAGAAGCGGCTCAACGCCAGCAGCCCCTCCAGCAAG GTGCACGAAGCCAACGCGCAGCTGGCCGAGCAGGCGGGACCCCACGAGGTGGAGATGACGCCTGTGCAGCGGCGGATCGAGCCGCGCTCAGCTGACGACTCGCTCTCAGGGGTGGTGCGATGCCTCTACTTCGCTGACACCTTCCTCCGAGATG CTGCCCACCATGGCCCCACAATGTGGGCAGGGACCAACTCAGGCTCAGTCTTCGCCTACGCCCTGGAGGTGCCATCGCAGGAGAAGTTTTCGGAGCGGGCGGTGGAGGCGGTGCTGGGGAAGGAGATCCAGCTGATGCACCGGGCGCCGGTGGTGGCCATCGCCGTGCTGGATGGGCGGGGGAACCCCCTGCCCGAACCATACGAGGTGTCACGGGACCTGGCCAAGGCCCCTGACATGCAGGGGAGTCACTCCATGCTCATTTCCTCCGAGGAGCAGTTCAAG GTCTTCACACTGCCCAAAGTGAGCGCCAAGACCAAGTTCAAGCTGACGGCACACGAGGGCTGCCGGGTGCGGAAGGTGGCCCTGGTGAGCTTGGCCAGTGCCAGCTCTGAGGAGCGGCTGGAGAACTGCCTGGCCTGTCTCACCAACCTGGGGGACATCCACATCTTCACCATCCCTGGCCTACGACCCCAGGTCCACTATGGCTGCATCCGCAAGGAGGACATCAGCGGCATCGCCTCCTGCGTCTTCACCAAGCACGGCCAGG GTTTCTACCTAATTTCGCCATCTGAGTTTGAGCGCTTCTCACTGAGCGCCAGGAACGTGACGGAGCCGCTGTGCCGGCTGGAGGTCGCCCGGCTCCAGGACACCTCCTGCCTCAG CTTGACAGCAACGCCGAAGCTGCCGCAGGCAAATGGCACCCACGTCCCGCACAGCCCTGAGGGCCAGCGCTCCcccagtgacagtgaca ggtccccagaGGAGCACCCAGCTGCCTTCTCGCCTGGCCCCATCGACTCCCCCAACAGCAGCCTGGAGAACCCACTGGACACCACCGGGGACATCACCGTGGAGGAAGTGAAGGATTTCCTGGC GTCCTCAGAGGAAGCCGAGAAGAACCTGAGGAACGTCAGTGAAGAGGAGGCCCGGCCGGCAGGGATCCTCATCAAGTGA